A region from the Salminus brasiliensis chromosome 22, fSalBra1.hap2, whole genome shotgun sequence genome encodes:
- the mmp25b gene encoding matrix metalloproteinase-25, protein MDPVSGLLCLTATVVVLAPPVTLAPMPDQYSRGVDWLSRYGYLPPPDPRGGKLQTKEGIEKAIRQMQRFGGLRETGKLDSDTLKLMSTPRCSLPDIVGTEDMLRRRRRRKRYALSGLRWDKTNLTWSVLNIPTRSPFLKQDLVTTLMFHALKVWSDNTNIQFLQSEANRADIKISFAQSLHDDGYPFDGKGGTLAHAFFPGNVDIAGDTHFDDEETWTYGDQENAGTDLFTVAVHEFGHALGLSHSSSDPSIMKPYYQGPVGDVRDYTLPMDDLLAIQTLYGIKRKIVTPPPGGRTTPRLPELPNTPPRVTLQPDPSYQARCKGGFDAVANIRGDVFFFKGPYFWRMQRSGSLVSLAPAHITNFWIGLPPDTDKIDAVYERKTDSHIIFFIGSQFWVFKDTVALPGYPRPVSEWGMRTQRGSPVKNVEAAFVWAHNGKTYLFSGGEFWRFTEGQGGAVPRPDAEYPRNASLWKDVPSDPDDIMSWGTAGNTYFFKDNSYWVLKSGGLDQDVITPKSIAVDWMFCPAPPHATQSAAGPSSGETKCSCGINEAPIVAKPSWLIFSSLLILSQCIAQLM, encoded by the exons ATGGACCCGGTGTCCGGTCTGCTCTGCCTAACGGCCACGGTGGTCGTGCTCGCCCCTCCGGTCACTCTCGCGCCGATGCCTGACCAGTACTCGCGGGGTGTG GACTGGCTGAGCAGGTATGGCTACCTGCCCCCTCCTGACCCGCGAGGGGGGAAACTGCAGACCAAAGAAGGAATCGAGAAAGCCATCCGGCAGATGCAGAGGTTCGGAGGACTGAGGGAAACGGGCAAACTTG actcGGACACGCTGAAGCTGATGTCAACACCAAGATGCTCGCTGCCAGACATCGTAGGCACGGAGGACatgctgaggaggaggaggaggaggaagcgATACGCCCTCTCCGGGCTCCGCTGGGACAAAACTAATCTGACATGGAG CGTCCTGAATATCCCGACCCGCTCACCCTTCCTCAAGCAGGATCTGGTGACCACGCTGATGTTTCACGCCCTCAAGGTCTGGAGCGACAACACCAACATCCAGTTCCTCCAAAGCGAGGCCAATCGGGCCGACATCAAAATCTCCTTCGCCCAATCCCTCCACGACGACGGCTACCCGTTTGACGGGAAGGGCGGCACGCTCGCTcacgccttcttccctggaaacGTGGACATTGCCGGGGACACTCATTTCGACGATGAGGAGACCTGGACGTACGGAGACCAGGAAAATGCAGGCACGGACCTTTTCACCGTAGCGGTGCACGAGTTCGGCCACGCCCTGGGgctctcccattcctcctcggACCCCTCCATCATGAAGCCGTACTACCAGGGTCCCGTGGGGGATGTCAGGGACTACACGCTGCCCATGGATGACCTCTTGGCCATTCAGACCTTGTATG GGATCAAACGGAAGATAGTCACACCTCCCCCTGGTGGTCGAACCACGCCACGCCTGCCTGAGCTGCCCAACACTCCACCGAGAGTGACtctgca GCCTGACCCCAGCTATCAGGCCCGCTGTAAGGGAGGATTCGACGCGGTGGCCAACATCAGAGGAGATGTGTTCTTTTTTAAAG GACCATACTTCTGGAGGATGCAGCGATCTGGATCCTTGGTGTCTCTCGCTCCCGCCCACATCACTAACTTCTGGATCGGCCTTCCACCCGACACAGACAAGATAGACGCCGTCTACGAGAGAAAGACCGACAGCCACATCATCTTCTTCATTG GTTCACAGTTCTGGGTATTCAAGGACACGGTGGCTCTGCCTGGCTACCCGCGGCCCGTGTCCGAGTGGGGCATGAGGACTCAGCGCGGAAGCCCGGTGAAGAACGTGGAGGCGGCGTTTGTTTGGGCTCATAACGGGAAGACCTACCTGTTCAGCGGAGGAGAGTTCTGGAGATTCACCGAAGGTCAGGGAGGTGCAGTGCCCCGGCCGGACGCGGAATACCCCAGAAACGCCTCGCTCTGGAAGGATGTGCCCAGCGACCCTGATGACATCATGAGCTGGGGAACAg CTGGAAACACGTACTTCTTCAAGGACAACTCCTACTGGGTCCTGAAGAGTGGGGGACTGGACCAGGACGTCATCACTCCCAAATCGATTGCGGTTGACTGGATGTTTTGCCCTGCTCCACCACACGCCACCCAATCAGCAGCCGGCCCGAGCTCTGGGGAAACAAAATGCAGCTGCGGCATCAATGAAGCCCCCATAGTGGCCAAACCTTCGTGGCTGATTTTCAGCTCACTTTTAATACTGTCTCAGTGCATCGCTCAGCTGATGTAA